The proteins below come from a single Trichocoleus desertorum ATA4-8-CV12 genomic window:
- a CDS encoding ShlB/FhaC/HecB family hemolysin secretion/activation protein, whose translation MPLNSTSAWASPIPPAPVLGELGNLVAQSVPIPPVANPQLDPNQDRFLQPPPTLPLPTPTEKEPPILPTPTPEASPAQPDVTIPVKSIEVIGSTILGPEELDPIVQPYEGRSLTLEQLRTVADAITQLYLNQGYITSRAVLVDQTITDGVVRIRVIEGSLERIDVEGNRRVNTSYIRDRIQLGAKTPLKKDALEDQLRLLKIDPLFQNVEANLRAGEQLGQSILTVRVTEANPFDFYLSADNYSPPSVGSERLGVSAVHRNLTGLGDQLAGAYYVSTTGGAELYDFSYRVPINAMNGTIQLRAAPNDYKITDPQFSALGIRGSSELYEISYRQPLVRSPREELALSLGFTFQDGQTFLFDNIPNPFVLGTGPNGISRTSVIKFGQDYVKRDPGGAWALRSQFNVGVDVFDATTNPDPIPDGRFFSWLGQAQRVQVLGTDNLLIAQLDLQLTPDSLLPSQQFVIGGGQSVRGFRQNARSGDNGVRFSLEDRIALQRNEAGVPTLQLAPFFDLGAVWNEARNPNEINNERFLAGAGVGLLWRPVAGLNIRLDYAFPLLDLSDRGQNAQDEAVYFSVVIRP comes from the coding sequence ATGCCGCTCAACAGCACTTCTGCTTGGGCTAGTCCTATCCCTCCAGCTCCAGTGCTAGGGGAGCTAGGCAACCTGGTTGCTCAAAGTGTGCCTATTCCGCCTGTTGCTAATCCGCAACTCGACCCCAACCAAGACCGCTTCCTGCAACCCCCGCCGACTCTGCCACTTCCCACCCCGACCGAAAAAGAACCGCCAATCTTACCCACACCTACCCCAGAAGCGTCGCCTGCACAACCGGATGTCACCATTCCTGTCAAAAGCATTGAAGTGATTGGCAGCACGATTTTGGGGCCAGAGGAACTAGACCCGATCGTGCAGCCCTATGAAGGTCGTTCTTTGACCTTGGAGCAACTGCGGACTGTGGCCGATGCCATTACGCAGCTCTATCTCAACCAAGGCTATATCACTTCCCGCGCTGTCTTGGTGGATCAAACGATTACGGATGGCGTCGTTAGGATTCGCGTGATTGAAGGCAGTTTGGAACGCATTGACGTAGAAGGAAATCGTCGGGTTAACACGAGTTACATTCGCGATCGCATTCAGTTGGGGGCAAAAACGCCGCTGAAGAAAGATGCTCTGGAAGACCAGCTGCGCCTGCTCAAAATTGACCCTTTGTTTCAAAACGTTGAGGCGAATTTACGCGCGGGAGAGCAACTCGGCCAAAGTATCTTAACTGTCCGGGTTACAGAAGCGAATCCGTTTGATTTTTACTTGAGTGCTGATAACTATTCACCGCCCAGCGTCGGCTCTGAGCGGCTAGGGGTGAGTGCTGTGCATCGCAACTTAACCGGGCTCGGCGATCAACTCGCAGGTGCTTACTACGTTTCTACAACGGGTGGTGCTGAGTTGTACGACTTCAGTTACCGAGTCCCGATCAACGCCATGAATGGCACGATTCAATTACGAGCCGCTCCGAACGACTACAAAATTACTGACCCCCAGTTTTCGGCCCTAGGCATTCGCGGCAGTTCTGAGTTATATGAGATTAGCTACCGTCAGCCTTTGGTGCGATCGCCCCGTGAAGAATTAGCGCTCTCTCTGGGCTTTACCTTCCAAGATGGGCAGACTTTCCTGTTTGACAATATTCCCAACCCCTTTGTGCTCGGCACGGGGCCGAATGGCATTAGCCGTACCAGCGTGATCAAGTTTGGTCAAGATTATGTCAAGCGTGATCCGGGCGGAGCTTGGGCCTTGCGATCGCAGTTTAATGTTGGAGTGGATGTTTTTGATGCCACCACCAATCCTGATCCAATTCCCGATGGGCGTTTCTTTAGTTGGTTAGGGCAGGCTCAGCGCGTTCAGGTACTGGGTACGGATAATTTGCTGATTGCTCAGTTAGACTTACAGCTCACACCCGACAGTCTCTTGCCGTCGCAGCAGTTTGTGATTGGTGGGGGCCAATCAGTGCGTGGTTTCCGGCAAAATGCCCGCTCTGGAGATAACGGTGTCCGCTTTTCGCTCGAAGATCGGATTGCTTTGCAGCGCAATGAAGCAGGAGTCCCCACTCTGCAACTCGCCCCATTCTTTGACCTAGGCGCTGTGTGGAATGAGGCCAGAAACCCCAACGAAATTAACAATGAGCGGTTCTTGGCTGGAGCAGGCGTAGGACTCCTGTGGCGACCCGTTGCGGGTTTAAACATCCGGCTAGATTATGCTTTTCCTCTACTGGATCTCAGCGATCGCGGCCAGAATGCCCAAGACGAAGCAGTCTATTTTAGTGTGGTCATTCGACCTTGA